A single bacterium DNA region contains:
- the msrP gene encoding protein-methionine-sulfoxide reductase catalytic subunit MsrP → PPDKTLDLYPAKRNPAFQLDRPITEEKVSENYNNFYEFGGTKGIYWLAQRLQIRPWTVKVGGLVNKPREFDIDDLIRAMPIEERLYRFRCVEAWAMAVPWTGFPFSALIKAVEPKSGAKYVKLTTFLNRKVALGQLRLWYPWPYVEGLTIEEAMNELAMLGTGIYGHPLPKQHGAPLRLVVPWKYGFKNIKSIVSIEFTDKKPSTFWEKAAPSEYGFWANINPKFDHPRWSQASERLLARGNRYNWEERPTQLFNGYAQWVQKLYPDMTNRKYFM, encoded by the coding sequence ATCCCCCCGACAAGACGCTCGATCTGTATCCGGCGAAGCGCAACCCTGCTTTCCAGCTCGACCGGCCGATCACCGAGGAGAAGGTCTCTGAGAACTACAACAATTTTTACGAATTCGGCGGCACGAAGGGAATCTACTGGCTGGCGCAGCGGCTCCAGATCCGTCCCTGGACCGTGAAGGTGGGCGGGCTGGTCAATAAGCCCCGGGAGTTCGACATTGACGATCTGATCCGCGCCATGCCCATCGAGGAGCGTCTCTACCGCTTCCGCTGCGTCGAGGCCTGGGCGATGGCGGTGCCCTGGACGGGCTTTCCCTTCTCGGCGCTCATCAAGGCGGTCGAGCCCAAGAGCGGGGCCAAATACGTCAAGCTGACCACCTTCCTCAACCGGAAGGTGGCGCTGGGCCAGCTCCGGCTCTGGTATCCTTGGCCGTATGTCGAGGGTCTGACCATTGAGGAGGCGATGAACGAGCTGGCGATGCTGGGGACGGGGATTTACGGCCACCCCCTCCCGAAGCAGCACGGCGCTCCGCTCCGTCTGGTGGTACCCTGGAAGTATGGTTTCAAGAACATCAAATCGATCGTCTCCATCGAATTCACGGACAAAAAACCGAGCACCTTTTGGGAAAAGGCCGCCCCGAGTGAATACGGCTTCTGGGCGAACATCAACCCCAAATTCGATCATCCCCGCTGGTCGCAGGCGAGCGAGCGTCTGCTTGCCCGCGGCAACCGCTACAACTGGGAAGAGCGGCCCACCCAGCTTTTTAATGGATATGCCCAGTGGGTGCAGAAACTCTACCCGGACATGACGAATCGGAAGTACTTTATGTAG
- the fabG gene encoding 3-oxoacyl-ACP reductase FabG: MAAPPVNLRGKVACVTGGGTGLGRAIARALAEAGADLAIIGRRPEPLAETAKACEAYGVRARPAVCDITDSGRVDALFDQIQSELGGPHILINNAGISRQSPILELENENWDDTLATNLSAVFYCCRAAGRFMVPAREGKVINIGSSAGSRGRPNQVAYAATKAGISGFTKALAVEWAPYNIQVNCLAPGRFATEMTRARIGDKEANEWFLRTVPMNRNPEPEEIQGLALFLASDQSSFMTGQTIYLDGGSSAI; encoded by the coding sequence GTGGCGGCACCGCCGGTCAATTTGCGCGGAAAAGTGGCCTGCGTGACGGGCGGCGGCACCGGCCTCGGCCGGGCCATCGCCCGCGCCCTGGCCGAGGCGGGAGCGGACCTGGCCATCATCGGCCGAAGGCCCGAGCCCCTGGCCGAAACGGCCAAGGCGTGCGAGGCCTACGGGGTCCGGGCGCGCCCTGCGGTCTGCGACATCACCGACTCGGGCCGCGTGGACGCCCTTTTCGATCAGATTCAGAGCGAGCTGGGCGGCCCCCACATTCTCATCAACAACGCGGGCATCTCGCGGCAATCGCCCATCCTGGAACTTGAAAACGAGAACTGGGACGACACGCTCGCGACAAACCTCTCCGCCGTCTTTTATTGCTGCCGGGCGGCCGGGCGCTTCATGGTTCCTGCCCGGGAGGGCAAAGTCATCAACATCGGATCGAGCGCGGGAAGCCGGGGGCGCCCCAATCAGGTGGCCTACGCCGCCACCAAGGCGGGAATCTCAGGCTTTACGAAGGCGCTTGCCGTGGAGTGGGCCCCCTACAACATCCAGGTCAACTGCCTGGCGCCCGGCCGGTTCGCCACCGAGATGACGCGCGCGCGCATCGGGGACAAGGAGGCCAACGAGTGGTTTCTCCGAACCGTCCCGATGAACAGAAATCCCGAGCCGGAGGAGATCCAGGGGCTCGCGCTCTTTCTCGCCAGCGATCAAAGCAGCTTCATGACCGGCCAGACCATCTATCTCGATGGCGGAAGTTCCGCCATTTGA